One Littorina saxatilis isolate snail1 linkage group LG12, US_GU_Lsax_2.0, whole genome shotgun sequence genomic region harbors:
- the LOC138982450 gene encoding ELL-associated factor 1-like, translating to MALPVDSEVHELRLGKSFEPNSRVAFHSFRYDFKPASVDTSQEAKLEVGEGNQVTVTVPHVQGAGTSHTVYKGNKKPTAKECVLIIDHETGSYTLEKMDQTALVKKTRTERESTKVHRPATPVEVKKTSPSKSKNSKSSPPLSLDSPSITPLPSDGDKEADIALIGDLSSDSSDSSDDDEMTEVPPRFQNGSQQAPAPSTSSAGSFLKDDLELSESGSDSDSD from the exons ATGGCGTTACCTGTTGACAGCGAAGTACATGAGCTCCGACTTGGGAAAAGTTTTGAACCGAATTCCAGAGTAGCTTTCCATTCGTTTCGAT ATGACTTCAAACCAGCATCAGTGGATACTTCCCAAGAAGCCAAGCTGGAGGTGGGGGAAGGGAATCAGGTGACGGTCACAGTGCCACACGTACAG GGAGCTGGCACTTCTCACACAGTTTATAAAGGCAACAAAAAACCGACTGCAAAGGAATGTGTTCTGATTATTGATCATGAAACTGGCTCATACACCCTGGAAAAAATGGACCAGACTGCATTAGTGAAGAAAACAAG GACAGAAAGGGAGAGTACTAAGGTCCACCGACCAGCCACACCAGTTGAGGTGAAAAAGACATCTCCATCCAAGAGCAAGAACAGCAAGAGCAGTCCTCCACTTTCACTAGATTCCCCATCAATAACACCCCTTCCCAGTGATGGTGACAAAG AAGCTGACATTGCCTTGATTGGTGACTTGAGTTCGGACAGTTCAGACTCTTCAGATGATGATGAGATGACAGAAGTCCCACCAC GTTTTCAAAATGGCTCACAACAAGCACCAGCACCGTCCACCTCTTCTGCTGGAAGCTTTCTCA AAGATGACTTGGAACTGAGCGAATCTGGCAGCGACAGCGACAGTGACTGA
- the LOC138982449 gene encoding RNA-binding protein 45-like, with protein MAFRSEDPPHSRLFVLCQKGVSEKDFREKFGEYGKVEDIWIVKDKRTNEDRGIVYVKFGKTSEALLAMEEMNGRCMSGQPKPLKVVVANSKRDGSTRDPREEEKLVRLFVICPKTYTEKDLRDEFEKFGDLDHVTVIRDRSSGESKGFGYVKYHRPYHAALAFENCDQLFKPKFAEPQRSRDEREDNSDFYNFGPNSSGSGFRGQKRNFEEDGSFYSDPRPPQMPGNFTAGPPPVAAMGGLGPMSMLNDYPAPSNCCRIQIVAPIGMTQGYLTKLFNLIPGMEYCDLNESTGVAYARYATPQCASYARDKLHGFEYPIGSQLMVQLAEENVQNPDPSQGYDSGYSPGRGDDPTDLRQRAASLLEKAGINPQAVMALANSVGAMGTTVVGPGGNKMERVNYCNILLPLPQPLVPDDSSVAQRLFIVCQPSAVSERVLRDAFSRFGNLIDVFLLSGRNYGYAKFANKEAAMRAIQTLHGQNLSGQRIKVLEAEPPKGDDGPAKKQKV; from the exons ATGGCGTTCCGTTCAGAAGATCCTCCACACAGCCGGCTGTTCGTCTTATGTCAGAAAGGCGTATCAGAGAAGGATTTCAGGGAAAAATTCGGAGAATATGGGAAAGTTGAAGACATCTGGATTGTGAAAGATAAACGCACAAATGAAGATCGGG GTATTGTATACGTCAAATTCGGCAAGACATCTGAGGCATTGCTGGCTATGGAGGAAATGAATGGTCGCTGTATGTCTGGACAGCCAAAGCCACTGAAG GTTGTGGTGGCCAACAGCAAGAGAGACGGATCAACTAGGGATCCTCGTGAAGAGGAGAAGCTGGTACGCCTCTTTGTCATCTGCCCCAAAACTTACACCGAAAAGGACCTCAGGGACGAGTTTGAG AAATTTGGTGACCTGGATCATGTGACAGTCATTCGAGACCGGAGTTCAGGAGAAAGCAAAGGCTTTGGTTATGTTAAATACCATCGGCCTTATCATGCAGCTCTTGCCTTTGAAAACTGCGATCAAC TTTTTAAACCTAAGTTTGCTGAGCCACAGCGTTCACGCGATGAGAGGGAGGACAACTCAGACTTCTACAACTTCGGACCCAACTCATCGGGCTCAGGGTTCAGAG GCCAGAAACGCAACTTCGAAGAAGACGGCTCATTTTACTCAGATCCACGGCCACCACAGATGCCAG GTAATTTTACTGCTGGACCACCACCAGTAGCGGCTATGGGAGGGCTGGGCCCGATGTCCATGCTTAACGACTATCCAGCCCCTTCCAACTGCTGCAGAATCCAGATTGTGGCGCCCATAGGTATGACGCAGGGCTACCTGACCAAGCTCTTCAACCTTATACCAGGCATGGAGTACTGCGACCTCAATGAGTCTACAG GTGTGGCGTATGCAAGGTATGCCACCCCCCAGTGTGCATCCTACGCCAGGGACAAGCTGCATGGCTTTGAGTACCCCATCGGCAGCCAGCTGATGGTGCAGCTAGCAGAGGAGAACGTGCAGAACCCTGATCCCTCTCAGGGCTACGACAG TGGCTATTCACCAGGACGTGGTGATGATCCTACTGATCTCAGGCAAAGG GCTGCCAGCTTGCTGGAGAAGGCTGGCATCAATCCCCAGGCGGTGATGGCCCTTGCCAACAGTGTTGGTGCCATGGGGACCACTGTGGTGGGGCCTGGAGGCAACAAGATGGAGAGGGTCAACTACTGCAACATCCTCCTGCCCCTCCCCCAGCCCCTGGTCCCTGACGACTCAAGCGTCGCCCAGAGGCTCTTCATTGTCTGCCAGCCCTCTGCCGTATCCGAGAGGGTCTTGAGGGACGCCTTCAGTCGCTTTGGCAACCTCATCGATGTCTTCCTTCTGTCAG GCCGCAACTATGGCTACGCAAAGTTCGCCAACAAGGAGGCAGCCATGCGAGCCATACAGACACTCCATGGGCAGAACCTGTCAGGACAGAGGATCAAAGTCCTGGAGGCAGAGCCGCCCAAAGGGGACGATGGGCCTGCCAAGAAACAGAAGGTGTGA